The stretch of DNA GGTCGAGCGCCCCCCTCCAACCCTCACTTCTACGGTTTGAAATTGGGTTTGAGGGTTGGACCCTTACTTTTTTTGAGGGTTTGAGGGTTTAGGGGTTCTAGTTTTGCGTTTTTTTTGTTGCAACCCACAAAAAAGCGGTTATATTTTAGGGTTTAAGAGTTTAGGGATACTACTAGTAATGCTCTAACACACGGATTCAACCAGGGAAAGCCGGTAGTCAATCCGCGTTAGCGCAGGAAACAGAGGGGTTGGGATCGTGCGTACGCACATATACACGCATCAGCAGACACCGTTGATCATGGACGGTTTGAGTGAAGGAGGACAAAGAGGGGATCTCAAGAAGGTAAGGAGGGCATGAGATGGCAAGTTTATACTACCTGCTTCTTCAACCCACAATGGTGCTGAAGAATACGGGAAGGGTGGCGCCTAGCAGATACACGTTGGTAGCATGAGGACGGTAGCAACCGGAAGAAGAAAGGCGGCGCCGTGACCTAGATGCGAGCCTGGTTGGGATCGTGCGTACGCACATATACACGCATGTACTCATGACACAGCGCGGGAGAGATGAAGAGTCAAATAAAGCATCGTACGGGCCTAGACCAGTTTTTGGGCCTATATGCAACCATATTCCTTAGCCGGCCCGGTTAAGTAGAGAAGCCCCAGATCGCTCTGCGGAGCAGCTGCCCGGGTAGCCAAGCGGGCCGCGCGGTGACGAGCTGAAAAACGGCCAGACGCGAGCTGTGTGCTGGATACGTAGATCTGGAGCGTCCAGTGGTGTCATCGAACAGTTGAGAACGTCGATTCGCTGTGGGAGGGCGTAGGTGGCTTAGTTTTACTGTTTTGTAATTGGTGTGGCGCTTATAGCCTGCGTTCCTTTTTTTTGGCTATATAGCCTGGGTATTTGGGCGTGCCTATATCTCGCCTTCAGTGAGTCTGAAAAGCGAGTCTGGCTTCAGACACGAGGGCGACAGGCCACAGCCTCTTTTTTCCCTTTTCTGTTTACTgtttttaaattttatttttgtaCTTTTGTTTATATTTTCCAATATTCTAAatataaatatataaaaaaacGCACTTCAAAATTTAAAATAATGTTGAACGAGTATTTAGAAAATGTTGAAGTAGTATTTAGAAAATGTTGAAGAAGTATCTAAAAAATGTTGTCATGTCTATAAAAAATGCTGCACAAGTATTTGGAAAATGTTGAAAAATTTTGTACATGTATTTgagaaaaatgttgaacaagtatttgcaaaatgttgaacaaatatttgaaaaagtgttaaacaagtatttgaaaaaatgttgatcatgtatacaaaattgttgaacaagtatttgaataATATTGAACAATTATTTGAAAAAACGTTGAACTATTATTTGAAAAAAtattgatcatgtatataaaaatgtaaaaaagtatttgaaaaatattgaacaattatttaaaaatgttgaacatgtaTATAAGATTGTAGAATTAAAAAAAAGGAACAAAGGAGACCCCAAAAAACGAAAAAGAATCAAAATAAAtcaaagaaaaaggaaaacaaaaacaACTGAAGAAACTAATGAAAAAcccgaagaagaagaaaaaaaagcaAAAGGAAACAAAAAATGACCTTTTATAAGTGAGAACCAGTAGTATGGGTCCGCTTTATTTCCTTTAAGTAGAACCCGTCCTAGTGCTAAAACACGACGTGATAGTTGGCACAGTGGCTATCATGTTTCATTCGTACCAGTCATTTATACTAGTGATTGGAGCGCCATCCTGTGGCGTTGCTTGAGAGGAAGCTGTGTGCATGTTTCCATTTAAATAAACATATAGAGTCCTTCTCTCCGGCTAAAAAAACATTTCAGAAAAAAAATCCTCACCTTCGTCTGAAAAAAgaagtaaaaaagaaaaaaaattaccACCGCAGCCTACAAGCGAGTGACACTTTACATAACCCTTCATTTAAAAAATACTAGAGGTCCTCACCTTCATCTAAAAATATACATTTAAAAAATAATCCACACCTTTATCTAAAAAAATTCAAAAGATTTCTCACTACAATCAACCAGGTTGCGTCACGTGGCATAGCTGGTTGGTCGCCCTTCACGCGTAGCTTAATGGGTTTAAAATGCTGTATGTATTCCTGGCCAGCCCGATTACGTTCATGCTTCAGCGAGAGCAGAGCTCTCGTCTCGCTTAAAGCGAGAAATACCTCTCGTGTAGGTACTTAGTTATATGCAGCAAAGGAGCACCTGTAATAGGCCGACATATGTATTTGCAACCAGGTTTCGCTTTTGGCGGATTTTTTTTCTTGTGTTTTTTGTTTCTGTTCTTTTGCCGACTTTACATGGTTTTTTTGTCAAATTTTATATACTTTTTACATTTTTTAATTTTAGATATTGTATTTAAATTAATGCatatttttaaaattcatgattttttaatTGCAGAATATTTTTCAAAGGATCGACTTTTGCTTCTTTAATTTTAATTTCCTTAATCCAtgaatatatttttattcatGAATAATTTTTAAATTTGTGAAAAGATTTAGTTCATGCACATTTTCAAATTTCATGGACAGTTTTTCAAATACGTGAACATCTTTTAAAAGACGTGAATGTATTTTGGTTTCACCAATTTTCCAAAACTAAAAAACCGCTAGCATTTATTATTCTTGAGGTAACAGGAGTGAGCGACGAGGCGAGGGAAAAAAATAGTTAGACGCGGGAGCGGCAGCTTAGTCGGTCGCGGCTTCTGTTCACATCATCACTGCATTTGCCAATCGTTTTATTTTGTGCCATAAAGAGTCGAATGGGAGTTGACGCTCCATGCGTCAGTTTGTCGAGCAATGCACGTGATGCGCGCTAAAAATTTTCAGACATGATTGTTTAAAATTCTGAACTCGTTTTAATAAAATTAAACTTTTTTATAAACATGGTCATTTTTTAAAAAACAAAATGAATATTGTCAAAAAACTGGGTACCAATTTATATATTGTGTGAATAAATAttaaaaatcatgaacattttctgaaataaaaaataaaataaagctTAAAATAAAATTGGAAATCTAATAGATGAACAACAGGGAAATATCCTGAAAAGAACCTTTTAAAAGGTTCCCTAAAATGACTGTATGTGCGTATGTATGAGCATCTCTGTTTGCACTACTAAAAAAAGGTTTCCAAAAACAACAAAAAATGGACTGGAACCTTCTGAAAGGTTCCCCcaaaagaagaaaataaaaaagaCAGCAGAAAGTCAAAAAAAGGAAGATAGGAAAAAAATTACAAAACCACGAAACCCTATAAAAGAAACCGAAAAAGTAACCCAATCAAGAACCTTCTAGTAGGTTCCCAAAACTGGTCAGGAAGGTATAATAATAATAGTTAAAATTGGTCGGCCCATCTACTTGTTTGCTTCATCTCTTCTGTGGGTGCATTTCGACGACACTTTGACGCGCAAAGGCTATATCTCGCTTCATGCAAGACGGAAGGGTCTCTTGCGTGAAGCGTCTATAGTAACGGGTTATCCCACTTGCCACAAAACCCTATAAAACAAACCAAAAAATAAAACCAATCAAGAACCTTCTAGTAGGTTCCCAAAACTGGTCAGGAAGGTGTATCTACTTGTTTGCTTCATCTTTTCTGTGGGTGCATTTTGATGACACTTTGACGCGCAAAGGCTATGAGCTAGTTTGGTTTGCGTCCTCATCGCCGTGCCTGGAGAAAATCCGTACCTGAGTTGCGTCTGAAAATTTTGTGTTTTGTGCCTGGGCAGGCTAGCCTAGGAAAGGTACGTTTGGTTGGTACCCTGGACTGACAACGTATAAGAGTGTTAATAATCTATATTGGTATGGAGCCCACCAGCCCAGCCAAATGTTTTAGTATTGATCCACAGCCGAGACCTCCTCGCTGGCGCCTTCAGCGCCCGATCGCTTTCCTGGCGCTCACGCGCGTCCCTAGTGGGCTGTGGCCCATTCTCTTGATCTCTCCTCGCTTGACCGCTGCTGCTCGCTTGCTCGGCCGCTGCTTGCTCCTTGTTGGTAGCCTTTTTTATTCTTGCGAGCACTTGTCAAAAAAGCCTCGTTGTaaggaaaaaaaatcaaaaaaaccATGAATTAAAAATGGACAAGAATTTTCATAAAATTTCACAAAAATTGAAAAACAAGTTCATCGGATTTGAAAAAGTTCATTGGATATGAAATAAGTTCAGCGAATTTGGAAACCAGTTCATGGAACAGTTCATCgactttgaaaaaagttcatcaaattcgAAAAAAAGTTCACCGGATTTGAAAAAGGTTCATCGAACTTGTAAAGAAGTTCAccggatttgaaaaaagttcatcgaactTGTAAAAAAGTTCATCAGTTTTCAAAAAAGCTCATCGAATTCGAAAAAAAATCATTcaattcaaaaaaagttcatcaaattcgAAAAAATAGTTCATCGAGTTCACAAAAAGTTCATGGAATTTGGAAAATTTTCATCAAATTCGAAAAAAAATCATGCAATTcagaaaaagttcatcgaattaaaaaaattcatggatattggaaaaagttcatcgaatttgagaAAAAATCATCGAatatgaaaaaagttcattgaatttgaaaaaaaaaagttcatccattttgtagaaaagaaaaaaggaactcgaatttgaaaaaagaaAATTAGGAAACAGGGAAAAGGGAAGGGCAAAGGAAGAAAGGAAAAAGGGATGCAACTGATCACAAAGAGCTAGGTGTTGCGGTGGTTATTGTTGCCTCACTCGATGCAGGAGGTGGATGGTTCGATTCTCGGTCGCGCGCCCGCCCTTTTTTGCGTGTAAAAACATCTAAGAACGAAGTGGAGGTGGGCCAGCCCATTAATAGCGAACGAAGAGAGGGGGGTGTGCGCCCGTTTGCGGGAATAGCTGTATCGGACGCTGAAGGCGCCAAATAGGATTTAGCTCCACAACCAGGCATGCACTAGGCATCCGAAAGAGATAGCCTGGCCCAGGCTAACGATGGTGCCAAAGTTAACCCTAGGCTAATGACGATTCCAGGCTTGCTCCGGCCAGGCACTCGTCCGATTGTTGAGGACGCAATCCAAACGGATGCCAGGCAGGTTCCAGGGAAACTTGTGGCCAGGCACGACATGGCTAGGGTGCCAACCAAACTCGCCCTATATTTCGCTTTATGCGAGATGGAAGGATCTCTTGCGTGAAGCGTCTATAGTAATGAGTCATCCCACTTGTGAATACTTAAAAGAAATAAGTAAAGAAAAAGGGGGCATGTAGGGTGCCAACCAAACTCGCCCTATATCTCGCTTCATGCGAGACGGAAGGATCTCTTTGCGTGAGGCGTCTATAGTAATGAGTAATCCCACTTGTGAATACTTAAAAGAAATAAGTAAAGAAAAAGGAAGCATGTAGGGTGTCAACCAAACTCGCCCTATATCTCGCTTCATGCGAGACGGAAGGATCTCTTGCGTGAGGTGTCTATAGTAATGAGTCATCCTACTTGTGAATACTTAAAAGAAATTAGTAAAGAAAAAGGGGGCTTCATGCGAGACGGAAGGATCTCTTGCGTGAGGCGTCTATAGTAATGAGTCATCCCACTTGTGAATACTTCAAAGAAATAAGTAAAGAACAAAGGGGGCATGCAGGGTGCCAACCAAACTCGCCCTATATCTCGCTTCATGCGAGACGGAAGGATCTCTTTGCGTGAGGCGTCTATAGTAATGAGTCATCCCACTTGTGAATACTTAAAAGAAATAAGTAAAGAAAAAGGGAGCATGTAGGGTGTCAACCAAACTCGCCCTATATCTCGCTTCATGCGAGACGGAAGGATCCCTTGCGTGAGGTGTCTATAGTAATGAGTCATCCTACTTGTGAATACTTAAAAGAAATTAGTAAAGAAAAAGGGGGCTTCATGCGAGACGGAAGGATCTCTTGCGTGAGGCGTCTATAGTAATGAGTCATCCCACTTGTGAATACTTCAAAGAAATAAGTAAAGAAAAAGGGGGCATGTAGGGTGCCAACCAAACTCGCCCTATATCTCGCTTCATGCGAGACGGAAGGATCTCTTTGCGTGAGGCGTCTATAGTAATGAGTCATCCCACTTGTGAATACTTAAAAGAAATAAGTAAAGAAAAAGGGAGCATGTAGGGTGCCAACCAAACTCGCCCTATATCTCGCTTCATGCGAGACGGAAGGATCTCTTGCGTGAGGTGTCTATAATAATGAGTCATCCTACTTGTGAATACTTAAAAGAAATTAGTAAAAAAAAAGGGGGCATGTAGGGGATTCGATACCTGGTCACCTGGATAGTTGGCGATGGTGCTAGCGACCAGGCTCGCATCGGGTACATGTTGAAGTAGTAGAGCGCGATATAGGTGAGGCGAAATGAGCCCTGTTTCAACTGGTTTTTCTCAGTTTCCCTATTTTTactggttttttctttctttttgcaTCATTTTTATTCTGTTTTCATCgggttttttcttttcttttctttttggtTTGGTTTTTTTTATTTCTTCCTTATTTTTTCGTTCATTTTTCTATTGGTTTTTCTTTGTTCTTTCATTGTTTTCATCGGTTTTTCATTTCTAACTCATTTTCTTTTTACCCTTCGGTTTTTTCTTTCTTCCTAGGTTTTCTATTTTTTAGTTATTCTTTGTTTCTTTATTGATTTTCACTATTTTCCCATACTTTTTGCATTTGTTTTTTCAAATTTaattttttattttgtttcttcCTCGGTTTTcagtttttttggttttctttctATATTTTTTGTATATGTCAAGAACATTTTTCTAATACATGTTTAGCATTTTTCTAATACATGGTCAATATTTTGAATAGGCATTAGTTCAATGTGATATATATTGTTTTTAATCATCAAAACCATCCAAGGATTAGATGCACTTTCAAAATGGATGAAAGCTTTTGTTGTGAGTGAGGAGCGAGACGACAACTCGAGCAACATGAGCAAAGCTAGTGCGGAAAGGCTACATCTACATAGATGGGTGAGGTACATGTTGATTTGACTTTTCTATGCAACCCACGTGGCATAATGGAAAATAAAAAAATCTCTAAATTTTTAAGCACGTGTCTCAGATTGTGATTATGATAACTCATGTACCCGCATGTGCATGTACAACATCCACGTTCAACAGTGCATGTGAAAATATCTCTGTATGCATTCTTTTTTGCGGGGGTTGTATGCATTACTCATTTGAACATAATTTCCAAGGCAGTATATGTCACTTCTGTGGAAGTTATTTTCAAGCCTCGGATTTACTCCAAAACATAGAAAATAAACATTATTTTTTCTAGCATTTTTTAAATCATCTCACAGCAAAAAAAGGGTACCATCTTCATACTGAAGGACTGATAGGACATCTTCAACAAGATGAGGAACTATCCCTTCACAATGTTTTGATTGTGTGCTTTCTTGATAAGCAAGGCTAGCCCAATAGCAATGAGGTCAAACAATTTACAAATGATCTAGCTTAAAATTAAGTAAGGGCCCACAATATCAATCAATTTAATGGCACTTTCCCTCCCCCCACTACTCCAATTATCCACTCACACCAAACAATTCCCAAAAGTTTCATTGCAGAATGTAAATACAAAAGGTCCATTTAACTTTATCATATGGCATTTATAATAAATTTTAAGCAAATCTTATATTTTTTTAATTAAGTTGTTTCTTGAAGTAATACATATAACCCCTTTCATATTTTATATATCTTATGAGAGTTGTTTGAGTGGTAGACATCATCTTCCAGCTAAAAGCGCTAAGAGAACTCTAGCCGAGTCATCATAATGGCCCGGACGCCATACTAACTGCAAATATGACGACTGTTCCCCAAAAACACACTAAAGTGGAGTCGTCATTCCATGCCATGTCATCAAAATTTAGGGAGTGTCCTTCATATTTGGTCTCCTAGCCTCCATATTTGACTACTTGGGGCCGCCTTTTGGAGCACATTACATATGACAATTGTGTGTGGCGCGAAGGAAACTTTAGATGGTCCCCCATCTCACATGGGATGGCAGGGAGAATGGGGAAAATAGGTCTCTCATTATGAAATTTTCCCTTCATGAAAACCATCAAAACAGTTCAGTTAGATTTTTAATATCTCCCCAGAATATCAGATAAAATTATGGTGGTGACCCTATTTACCAATAACTTTGTTAAGGgaatgtacaatggttgatatgCTAGTCTTATCTTAGGCCTTGCATGTAATTTTGATATGATAATAAAAAGCATGCCTACAGTGGGTTCCTAAAAACGCAGTGAGACATCTTGtactaagagatcatctcttaaataagagaaggCAAGCCTTTTCTATTATTCATCTCTCCTCCATGTCAACATGTATCCTATGTGGCACCTCTAAGATAGCATCATTGTACATGGCCTTACGTTTCATCTCAGAAAGCCTCCTTTTATCTCATCCAAATAAAAAGGAGAGGTGGGAAATTCTCTATCTTGTTGAGACTAGTCAATGTGTATGTGCAATGCatgttaatttggaagtatattaaatGCATGCAAATATTAAGTACGATATTTtttgcgtgttattatgtgattagcactatatTTGGCATAAAATTAAATGCAcactaaacgtgttgagcgctcgacattgaagcagtctaggtcgtcggattgacatgatttgatggccgagattaattggatctgtccctttgggtctttttatattgatatagatACTTTATTGTGTTCAATGTCATCAATCTTGACAGACGTGATTTTAGGATGGACAAATAAATCCTTATAAAAGTAAAAAATTAACAACATATTTAAAAAATTATGACCAACAATAGTTTGACCTCCGTGGCACTGGAGCACGCCATAGCACAATGGAGATGAAATTATTGGTGAAACATTCTACCAAGATTCACATAAAAAATTCCATAAGCATATATAATACTCTCTTTGTTTTATAGTGTAGTGCTGACATTTTTTTTCAATagtcaaactttgcaaagtttAATGGTGTTTATAGAGAAAACTATCTacatttagaatatcaaatgcaTATCATCATATACATCATGCATGGGATATATTTTCATAATGTACATGTTTGATATTCTAGATGTAAACAATTTtctctataaacttggtcaaagtttacTGAGATTAACTTTTCAAGaaatctatatgcactacattatgaaAGAGGGAGTATATACACTTGTTGCCTTGAAAAGATAAATTTtatacatactccctccgtctcataatataagacaATTTTTCATACTACACTAGTGTTAAAAAAACGTTTTACATtatgaaacggagggagtacatgttaGAGAGCAAACGGATCGTAGAGGGCAAGGAAAAAACTTCAACGATAAAGCATGTAAACTTCCTTCGTTCTGAAACAGTCTCTTACTAATATCTGATTCTTTTTTCTCCTTCTGAACCAAGCCTCACAAACTGTATATACTTCAACAGGTTCAATCTGACACACATACACATATGTTATTACCCTGTATAAACCAAAAACAAAAACAAGCCCGAAAGGCTTTACAGGTGGACAAATTTCCTTCGTTCTGAACGAGCCCTTTACCAATAGTACCtgaatttttctttttctttgtttagCTAAACCTTACTTCCGAATATCATACAGCATATACCACTGATGATTCCACACTGAGCTTGAGCTGTATGTACATACATAGCTTTATGAGATATACGTAGTTTTCACGATCCTCTTGCGTTGGCCTGCCCAGCCAGCCGGAAAAGACGTCGGACACTCCCTGACTATTTTTTAATGGTACAGTTGAGGTCCTTGGTGATGGCCGACATGCAGCTGGAGCTCCTGGCGAGGCCACCGGCATTCGCGCCGTCCCTGGGGCTGTTGGACTTGCCCCTCTTCCTGAAGATCTCCCTCATGGCCTCCGTCTGCATGAGCACCGGGTTGGCGCGCCCCAGCCGGTTGAACCGCCCGCACACGGCGATGTGCGCGGCCAGCGCCTCCTCCGTGGTGCTCCGGCTCCTGTCCGCCTCGTCGGTCACCGCCGCCGCGCAGAGCCCGCACACCCACCGCCCGCAGTACCGCTCCCGCACGCGCCGCACGTACTCGGCCGAGCACTCCTCCGTCATGCCGCAGCACTCGCAGCGCGCGTCGTCCACCTGCTCCGACACAGCCGGCAGCCTGGCCGCCGCGTCCAGCACGGCCGCCTTCTTGGTGAATTCCAGGGCCAGGTCGGACATGGCGCGCTGGAGCCCCTCCATCGAGATCCTCCGCGGCTTCTGCTGCTGCCTCGGCCGCCCCATCGgcaccgcctccgccgccgccaccgccgcgtCACCATTAGGCGCCATCGATCGATCTAGCTACCCTCGATGCAAGAAGCCAACCACAAACTAACTGGAAAGCTCTGGCTGATTATCAAAGCAGCTGACGTCTAGCAGCTAGCAGCTAGTGAACTCTGATCGATTGCAAGTGTGAGTTGAATATCAATGTGAAGGAGGAGCCGAGCTTTATATACCGTCGAGGGGTAGGGTACGCATGCATCCACCTCGCCGCTCACGGAGCGGCGCGGATACGTGTGGAGAGGGCGAGTCGGTAGCTAGTCTCTGCTCGTGACATTCATAATTAAGAAGGCGAGAGAGATCACTTGGAAGCTGTACATCTCTCAACATTCATATGGCTACGATTAGCTAACGGTTACTTGGTTCAGCTAGTGCTGAGCTATACAGGGCCTCAACGTCTCATGCTCGTGACCCGTGACCGAGATCTTAATGTAGCTTGGGAAGGTGGCAGCTACCTCATCAACCTGCTCGAATTTTCTTATCCACGAGTAATAGTAGTAGCAGCAAGCTAGCTAGTACTAGTGTTTGCGATACGCGTAAATCATAATTTGAAGGATTACCGAAAgtggctttcgccccgctttacaTATAAAGCAACACTCAAACAAAGTATACGGCGGAACGATATAAGATGGTGAAGTAGCCCTTATACAACACCGATCCCAGAATAACCAGATCTCATAAGACTATGCTACCAGAAGAGAACATTGAAACAACTGAGTACACCGTCACGCTACGCCCTAAAACATTCAAGCTCCGCGACAACACAATCAGAAGGAAGAATAGCGCTAATTACCGCCATTGTCGAGATAGGCCCGTTATTTATGCATGCATGGTCTCAACTTGCAGTGGTGCCATTGCTTCTATATTTTTCTCTCTCCAAACTGTTGAAAATCGCAGGCTGGTTACTTGTCCTCTTTCTTGTACATAAATTCTTTGGCAAAGCTTTTGCGTTGTTTTTTTTCTCAAGAAAACTTACGATCTGTTTATCAACTACTGTATTAAGGTGGTACAAAAACATCAAAAGTAAAAAAAAAAGCATTCAGGTCCGTAGACCACCTAACGCCAACTACAAGCACTGGAGCGAGCCGAATGCGCGCCAACGTCATCGCCCCTTCCTTATCGGAGCCGGATAAACTCTGGTGTAGTAGACAGTCAGAAAAGTTCCCATAGGACAAACGCACCACAACAACAATCTCCACCGATGAAGAGAAGTGTAGATCAGAAAAGTCCAACCTGCAGACACATGAACATGGACGAACGAAGATCGGATCCACCGAAGACAAAATGTCGAGCGAATCCTATGAGATCtgccggagacacacctccacatgCCCTCGGATAATGCTAGCAGCACCACCGCGACAGGGTAGCCAGGAAGAAGCTTATTCGATCTTCAGGAAGTCACCGCCGCCTCGTCTTTCTAAGCATGTCACAAACCTAACAAAATTAAAAaaacaggggaaaccctagctgGGCGCCCTTGTGTCTCACGACAAGGATCGGGATCCATTGTGCTTCCATGGTTCTAAGACCAAAAGAGATGAGGCGGGCCATTAGCGGCGCCAGCAAGAAGCAGGGGAAACCCTAGCTAAGCACCCTTGTGTCCCCCGAGCTAACGGGTACGAAGCAAGACGTGTTGTGTGTGGCTTTTGCCTTGTTTTAGAAAGAGAAATAATGTCTGACAATGCCGACACAGGGAAACACGTTGCAGGCACTCAAAATGGCTAATATTCATTAGTTATGAAGAAAATATAACTAGTTGATTGCGCTATTTTTAGAATGCATGAAAAAGAAATAACAACTCATGGCCTAAGACAGTTTTTTTTTCGAGACGCTGGTAGAAACTCTACCTTTTCATTAAGAAAAGGAGAAAACGAACGAGACCAGAGGGGCGAGCACCCTCGGGCATATTTTTATAGAAAGACGAGAAACACGGTTGAAATATCTGACCCTGAGGGAATCAAACCCGGCTGCCCTGGAATCGCAAGACAGCGTCATTACCACTGAGCTAGCGCGCAGTTCTCTCATTAAGAAAAGGAGAATTGCCGGTTTACAAGGAAAACCGACCGAAAACCAATATATTTGTGACAAGCCACACACCCGCCCCGAGGCTGCGCACCAACCGAGTCTACGACATCACCACCTTGGTGACAATATATGACACCCTACCACCCAACACCCGGTTCCTGGAGCCGCCGCTCCGACGTCCACACCGACCCCGAGGCTGCGCACCAGCCAAATGGATGTCTCTATCGCCCTACCGATCAAAGCAACACCCTCATGTAGGTCTCCGAAGTCGCCGCTCCGACTTTAACACCGGCCTCGAGGCCGCAAACCATCATAACTGATGGCATTGCCGCCCAAGCGACCAAAGCCAACACCACACTTAGGAGATTTATGGAGTCACCGTCCGACCTTCACTCTAGTCCCGAGACTGCACACTCGCCAAGCCAACGGTGAAGCTAAGAAAGCCGCGGGAGCCACCACCAACTGACGAGAGATCGGACCTCCAAGGCATCACCCCCAAGGGGGAAACGACGTGGACCGCCGTCTACGCCTTCTTCGACCAAGGCCTAAGACAGTTGCACATGATTTGTGCATATAGTTAGCAGATTGACTTGCTCGAATTTTCTCGGCCACGAGTAATGAATAATGCACTTGCAAAAAAGAGAGTAATGAATAATGATAGTGGAGTGGTACTAACCCTGCTTCCACAAAATCAATTACTGAATTTGCAAGAGAACACCATCC from Triticum urartu cultivar G1812 chromosome 3, Tu2.1, whole genome shotgun sequence encodes:
- the LOC125548085 gene encoding uncharacterized protein LOC125548085, with amino-acid sequence MAPNGDAAVAAAEAVPMGRPRQQQKPRRISMEGLQRAMSDLALEFTKKAAVLDAAARLPAVSEQVDDARCECCGMTEECSAEYVRRVRERYCGRWVCGLCAAAVTDEADRSRSTTEEALAAHIAVCGRFNRLGRANPVLMQTEAMREIFRKRGKSNSPRDGANAGGLARSSSCMSAITKDLNCTIKK